The DNA window GTTCAAACAAAAGGATCGGATTATGAAGAGCATACAAAATATAAGGCCAATCACAAAAACTTTGTTCTTCCAGTACAGCAAGTTTTACAATATCtgagaaataaaagaaagacCATGTTTCCAAAAGTTTATTCCTCTTCCCAAATACCAACTTACATTTCAAGCTTCAAAAAAACGCTTTTGCTAAAATATAAAACTGTACCAATGCTTTATTTTATAAAGTTTGACATTGCTTCCTGTTACGATTcaattttaagaaaaaaattaatttccATTCTGCAACGTCTTATGAAGCATGAGAATGGTTTTTTCATTCGGTCTTGTACAGTGTGTAACATTAAATCAAAGTCTCTGAGGACAAATTATTACGTGAATGAAGCTCCCAGACTTGGTAAGGACGAAATATATGTAGATAATATTTGGACTAGGTATCTCAGTTGTGATGATATATTCAACATTCTTCAAACAGAGCTTCTGAATACTGCGCTTTGGTATGGTGATAAATGCTATCTGAGAAAAGATGGCCTTTCTCAAGGTGCAAGTTTATCTGCACTACTAGTAGATATTTTCTATGACgatttattggaaaattatGAGGCCTTCAAAACGAAATCTGGCCAAGAAacattgatattgaaactGGCTGATGATTTTCTTGTTATTTCTACCGACAGATATCAAATTGCTGATATCAACGCCCTTTCATTAATTGGATTTGAGGAATATAATGCACATACTAAggcagaaaaaaatatgacgTCTGATTCCTCTTCACAAGAAATTGCTACCATACAATTCTGTGCCCTTCACATATCTATTAAATCATTAGAAGTCTGGAAGCATCTAGACTATCTAAATGTCACTgtgataaattcaaagtCTACGGCGAAAATTTTTGCGCAGCTGCAAACTATATTCGAGATGAGATTGAGCTTCAATACTTTGAGCGATGAAATCAATTCTGCAGAAACAATTCTTTTACAAATAACCCACATTTCGCGCAATATAGCGGAGATTTTTCTGAcatcattcaaagaaagaatgCCTAATTTAGGGACGTTTaacaaatttcttgaatctCTAATAGCATCTGTCGTAACTCATTCAAAGATATCAGATAATCGAGacatatttgaagataatgcacgttttattattacttctacatttttcaaaactcTGTTAACATCACCTTCATCCAGTAAAAACATGATCACTCATTTGGGAGGGCATTTGGAATTAGGGCTTGAATGGAACCCCACAAAGATTGtaaaaaatgatgaaacaTAAAACTTCTTTGTCCCTATAACCCAAACTTCCTATTACATGACTCTTACCATTCAAAAGATACTTTCTCATATATCGAAGCTTCGAGAAATTTACgtaaattatataatgCCTAAGCCTGGTTTAATCTGCTACAGTAAAAATGcataatattttcttcaaaaaaccAACGGCCAGTAAAATTACCTTGAAATCCTAAATGTTTGTACCAAAGACTGCACGGAGGTTTTCCTCATCCTTTTGTTTCCTAACCTTTTCAATCTCCTCTACCCCGCCTGACTTCTTCAAACTTGAACTTTCCACAAAACGTCCTAATTCATCACGAAATGCAGTATCTTCTTTATattgcttttctttttcccACAGTTTCTCTGCCTTCTCCAGCGCATCTATTCTACTATCATAATTTGGATTAATGGATTGGACCGCTAACATAACTTGCTCTCTTACTTGACCAAATGTTCCTGGTTTCAGAATAGGCAAAATTGGATTTACTTTTACTTTTTGGGGATTCTTCTCTTGCTCTTGGAAACATAGGtcaatcaaattatatGTTTCTTGTGCCTTGTTCAGATCTTCGTTAAGATCCATAATAAGATCTTCTTGTAATGTCAAGAACTGCTGTTCTTCACAGACTTTGTCAAGCTCAGCTTCCCAAATTCTTTTCCACTGCGGCTTTTCAGTATCAATGAATTGCTgcattttattcaaatctaCTTCTgcctttttcaaatcttttgcTAGGGATTctagtttcttctttgaaggTCTGGCACCACGTTCCGCTACATCTTTTCTaagaatttcaatgatatcCTGTAAATCGTCAACCCGACTCAATAAACCATCTGAAACTTGACCAAGTTCGGACTGAGACTTCTCCATATATGCCTTTGCTGAACCAGTAGCGGAAACGACTGGggtttctttgaatttgttaATTTTACCTATGATATTTTGCACTACCTTCTCCATTTCGcttttattatctttttgTAACTGCTTGATTATTGCAAGTTCATGCttgacatttttcaaagtacCACTGCTTGCAGCAGATCCATTAGAGGGTGTTCTTTCTATTGAAAGAGCAGGTGCTATAGCTGGAAATGCGTTATAACTTTTCAGgttatttaaaatttcgTTCTGTGACTTCATAATTTCCtcttttataattttcGATATACCTGATATTGTATCCTTTGCTGAAGTAGACTCAGATTCCAAGCGAAGCTTCAAAATAGAGCCATCTTTTAAGTTAGATATGCTATGTTCATCTAGTTCGTAGAAGACCGAATAATTGGGGTCACGTACATAGATGTCAGGGAAAGTATCACCTCCAGGAGAATATGCAAATAACTCAACAAATAAAAGACGTAACCCATTCATTGTGGTTATTTTTGGGATGTGACAGCGTTTAGTTTTGTCATACAAACTTAAAAACAGGGTGTAAGTGTCTTCCTGTTCCATGGCATCATTGCCAGCTGCAGCTTTCTTTTCTGTGTTGGAGTCCACCGATGTCTTAAAGTCGTCCTTTGGTACTTGCAACAATGTACTTGATACTGATGATGGAACTGAGGCTGCAGCTACAGCAGCCGCAGCTGCGGCCTCGGTTGTGGACTGATTTGTCAATCTTGCCATATGATATGCTGAGTATCTTTTTGATGCTCGTCTCTCTAAATTGGTTCCCTTTTTAAGTTGTGCTAAagcatcttcatctttagAGCCTCTGTTATCCTGATTCTCAGTATCTTGCGATCCGTTAGTCGGCtgttcattttcaatagtatCCTTTTTACTACCTTTTTGTATTTGATCGTTCGAGCCCGTTACATTGGAAGGTTTTTGCTGCGATATAGATGAGGTAGGCGAAATAGTCACCGTAGATACAGATGATTTTTGCTTATGGCTATTCCTAAATGCACGGTGttcttgtttcaaaattttcaactcAGCTTGCTTTACTTTTAGCCTGTCCAAGAGGCTGACAATAATTGTCCTTATACTaggaagaaatttattcaGAGTGTCATCAGAAGCTGGTTCTCTTAGAGTCACTTCTAGTACTTTACGTAGCTCCATGGGAACATCTCCTAGATCTGACACATCGATATCTGAATGAGTAAAGAACTTTGTGACCAGTTTGAAATCATTCCCCAGCTGAACGTAAGCATCAGAAACCATCTTCCCCGTAGCTGCACCTTTGGACCACTGAGTTAGAACCTGCAACAAATGCTTAGTGGACATCAACAACTTCGTCACTGTGGTTTCCACACTCATTGAAGACCTCACTGAATTAGACGTCGACCTCGATAACTCTTCATTACTGCTTGACATATCTTATCACTGGATAATGCCCCTAGCCTTGATTCCTAGGATGTCCTTTTTTGGTTATCAAGTGTAGTTACATTCTATTTCAACCAACtttgatttattaaatgTTCTTGTAGCGGAACATTCGCgagatcaaaatttgatatttgagAAATCGCTTTAATAGTAAATATCAAGATGAACTCGTACAGATCGATGAATGTGCAACAACTTTGATGAGTATAACTGAATTTTCTGATGTTGTAATTTCAGATTCAGAAGATGACG is part of the Kazachstania africana CBS 2517 chromosome 1, complete genome genome and encodes:
- the BUD6 gene encoding formin-mediated actin nucleation enhancer (similar to Saccharomyces cerevisiae BUD6 (YLR319C); ancestral locus Anc_4.135), which codes for MSSSNEELSRSTSNSVRSSMSVETTVTKLLMSTKHLLQVLTQWSKGAATGKMVSDAYVQLGNDFKLVTKFFTHSDIDVSDLGDVPMELRKVLEVTLREPASDDTLNKFLPSIRTIIVSLLDRLKVKQAELKILKQEHRAFRNSHKQKSSVSTVTISPTSSISQQKPSNVTGSNDQIQKGSKKDTIENEQPTNGSQDTENQDNRGSKDEDALAQLKKGTNLERRASKRYSAYHMARLTNQSTTEAAAAAAVAAASVPSSVSSTLLQVPKDDFKTSVDSNTEKKAAAGNDAMEQEDTYTLFLSLYDKTKRCHIPKITTMNGLRLLFVELFAYSPGGDTFPDIYVRDPNYSVFYELDEHSISNLKDGSILKLRLESESTSAKDTISGISKIIKEEIMKSQNEILNNLKSYNAFPAIAPALSIERTPSNGSAASSGTLKNVKHELAIIKQLQKDNKSEMEKVVQNIIGKINKFKETPVVSATGSAKAYMEKSQSELGQVSDGLLSRVDDLQDIIEILRKDVAERGARPSKKKLESLAKDLKKAEVDLNKMQQFIDTEKPQWKRIWEAELDKVCEEQQFLTLQEDLIMDLNEDLNKAQETYNLIDLCFQEQEKNPQKVKVNPILPILKPGTFGQVREQVMLAVQSINPNYDSRIDALEKAEKLWEKEKQYKEDTAFRDELGRFVESSSLKKSGGVEEIEKVRKQKDEENLRAVFGTNI